DNA from Plasmodium cynomolgi strain B DNA, chromosome 12, whole genome shotgun sequence:
GGGATTTCTGGATTGTCCACAAAAGGGATGTCCTTAAACTGTACTtgattttccaaaatgataTGGCAAACGAGGACGGCAGTATTTGTGGTCATCTGCATGTCCCCGAGATTTCTCGAAATGACGAATTGGCATTTTCGCAGAATAGAGGTCCTGTCATCAGATGGAACATTACCGAGTATCCCTCCAAAGAGCAAGTAATCCAAGTGCTCCCTATCGTTACACGTTAAGATGTCCTTGGCTTTCATATCTAAtagacatatttttttccactcgaatttttccttcaactCACTGATTGGCTGTTTGTAACACGTCGGGTTGTGTTCCTTGGATACTTCGCCAAAAGGTCTGTCAAATTTGGTAAATATGACATTTTTGTCCTTTACCGTTtcgcatatgtgtatgtactCGAGAATGCTCCATTCCTCTAGCTCATCCAGGTGCTCCACGATGTACTTGGGGCCCGCCCCCCCGACCAGCGTGCCCGCCTCGCCTTCCATGCGTGTGGGGCGCGTTGGCTAGCGAAATGTACGCCGAAAGGTACAGCGCAGCAGTTTTATATGCTTCCCTCCACGAGGACTTCCCTACCACTGCAACTGTGCATTTGACGACGCAACGGCTCTCTACAAGGTGGAACCGGTTGTAAAAAGGGGGCAGGGCATCTCCTCACTTCGCCAAGTCGCGCAAGTTGCTTCTTTCACTACGCCTTTGTATTTCCCCAgttggtgaaaaaatttatttttttctcgccttttacctgacttgttcataatttttccccccattttggtattttttttttttttttggctacctcGTTAAGGGGGTTGACATTTTTGCGCCGAAACGGGGAACATAATAAATCCCTATTccaggaataaaaaaaaaaaataaaaaaaaacgcaaaaaagcgaaacaaaaaggtttttttttcaaaaagctAACAAGTTGGagaatacaaaaaggggagtaaGTCACAACTTAGCGTAAAGATGAAAGATAAAAGGAGCGAAACGTGTAACTTGGCTCAAAGGTATACGTAAAAATCCCCCTCGCCAATCTCAGCAGACGAGAGGAAATTTTCAAAGTGCATGCTACGGTACGTGGTGTGCTGCTACGTACATATGTGGTCTCTGTCGTGATCATTTGAGAGAGAATAGAGCGGGTCAGCAGACGTCCTCTAGGGGGTATATTCTCAGCTTCTGCAGAGGCTTTGTGAGCTGGGACGCATCGCCCCGTCTCATGAATTTGTGCGGTGACGCTGTGTTCACATCGTATCATCATCGTATCATCACCGCTTCATCATCGTATCATCATCGTATCATCACCGCCTCACCACCGCCTCACCACACATGGATGACTTCGAGTACTATTTCCtccaaaatgaggaggagTCGGAGCAGGTGAAGGGAGCCAAACTGGAGCTCCACAAACTTCTGAAGCGAAACAGAGAAAGGCACAGTAAGATAAACAAGCCGATGAAGGCGGCGTCCAATGTGATATCACTCCTTGGCGAGAAGGAGGATGCATCGAAGGAGGATGCATCAAAGGAGGATGCGTCGAAGGGAGGGATGGAAGCATCATCTGCCCCGTGGAGTGATGGGGAGAAGGCCCCCAGGACAGACATGCACCCTTCGGCGAGAAGCAGAGAGCATTACtccaaaaggaggaggagtcaTAAAGCAGACACGAGACTCAAAAcaggggaagaggaagaagtccCCAGGGAAGACCACCCAGTAGGTGATAACTCAAAAGAAGACCATCCCCACAGTGAAGTAAATGCGGAAAGACGAATTAAACCTGATGATAGATTAGGGGAAGCGACACTCGAGGGAGAGAGAAAAGGTAAAAGAAGACTTAATGAGGATAATATTTCTTATCATGGGAAAAAGCCGAAAAGGGGGGCAGCAATGACAAGGGCAATACCCACCGGGTTGAGCAGCAAAGGAGGGGAAAGCTACACTGTAGGTAACGATGATGATAAAGGGGACACAGCAATGAAGTGGAGCGCGACGGGAGGGAGTCCCAAAAGACGAAGCAACAGTTGCAGCGGCATCTCTGAGGGGAGTGACCAATCAGATTCGCTGTCCTCGGGGAGGTCCTCCTCGACGGATTACCTCTCCCATGataggggggaaaaaagggggaaggtaaaaatggagaggcaCCCCCGCGGGGGGAAGGGCGAAGGGTCAGCCAGGTTGGCCAGGTCGGCCAAATCGGCCATGTCAGCCAAGTCAGCCAAGTCGGCCATGTCAGCCAAGTCGGCCAAGTCAGCACCGAGAATGGCGGATACCGCTACCGCTGCGACCACCGCCTCTTCCCTGAGGGAAGAAAGAACGTCGGGCAGTAGCAGACAGGGCCGCGTACCAGAGGAGCCAAAgcgggaaaggaaaaagtacaGCGGACTCATGCTCCTGCATAAGTTTAAAATAAACTACCAAAACCTCACCgagttggagaaaaaatactaCCTCTACATGATGAAGAAGCTGCACGTGCGTTACGATCACGAGAGGCATATCTTCTACACAGATGATGCATTTACCAAATGTTTCACAGAAAAGGTACGacaagaaaagggaaacttCAACTATTTAGGTTATCTAGAATATGCTTGCTACTACATCCTTGAATGGTTAACCCCAacgagggaagaaaaactgttaaaacaaaaatcgCTAGTCAAGCTGGAAGTCGCAGTGAAGTCACTCTTTCCAAAGGCTACGATGCAACCGTTTGGATCGTTCGTCACAGGATTGTCAATCCCGGGAAGTGATCTCGACGTATGTTTTCTGGACATCCCCTTGGAAGACCTCGATGCATTGCTAATGATTTCGTATACCTTAGTCAAACTAGAAATAGTTGCAGACATACGAATAATAAAAGATGCAAGAGTGAAGATTCTAAAATACACAGATAAAGAAACAGGGGTTCAGGTAGATGTATGTACAAATCAGGTTTCATCAAAACAGACAACAGATTTTATCAAAAGTAAGGTTGAAAAATATCTGTATTTGAGACCACTAGTCATTCtgttgaagttttttttaaatacaagAAATTTGAACGAAACGTATATAGGTGGCATTGGTTCTTTCCTTCTGTGTTGCATGgtgacac
Protein-coding regions in this window:
- a CDS encoding hypothetical protein (putative); amino-acid sequence: MEGEAGTLVGGAGPKYIVEHLDELEEWSILEYIHICETVKDKNVIFTKFDRPFGEVSKEHNPTCYKQPISELKEKFEWKKICLLDMKAKDILTCNDREHLDYLLFGGILGNVPSDDRTSILRKCQFVISRNLGDMQMTTNTAVLVCHIILENQVQFKDIPFVDNPEIPLRNEKESMILPFRFVSKSFFTGLDEDRYVPVLPRNFTEYLIGLGDHRVGDLDDFLSG
- a CDS encoding hypothetical protein (putative) → MDDFEYYFLQNEEESEQVKGAKLELHKLLKRNRERHSKINKPMKAASNVISLLGEKEDASKEDASKEDASKGGMEASSAPWSDGEKAPRTDMHPSARSREHYSKRRRSHKADTRLKTGEEEEVPREDHPVGDNSKEDHPHSEVNAERRIKPDDRLGEATLEGERKGKRRLNEDNISYHGKKPKRGAAMTRAIPTGLSSKGGESYTVGNDDDKGDTAMKWSATGGSPKRRSNSCSGISEGSDQSDSLSSGRSSSTDYLSHDRGEKRGKVKMERHPRGGKGEGSARLARSAKSAMSAKSAKSAMSAKSAKSAPRMADTATAATTASSLREERTSGSSRQGRVPEEPKRERKKYSGLMLLHKFKINYQNLTELEKKYYLYMMKKLHVRYDHERHIFYTDDAFTKCFTEKVRQEKGNFNYLGYLEYACYYILEWLTPTREEKLLKQKSLVKLEVAVKSLFPKATMQPFGSFVTGLSIPGSDLDVCFLDIPLEDLDALLMISYTLVKLEIVADIRIIKDARVKILKYTDKETGVQVDVCTNQVSSKQTTDFIKSKVEKYLYLRPLVILLKFFLNTRNLNETYIGGIGSFLLCCMVTHFLQLHPSTFDWNVFSNSYLVKLLLEFFSFYSIDYNVDFNCSVLRGLGHVMPRYMRREFEGSNRLCFENPVDTSVDIGKNAYKISHQFCALASLVGGLRGQAGEALLDVHSSCGGGDGKAACEAGEKQGDEAVDRRGRYAEDEAGEEQGNEAVDRLGRYAEGDKLNAAGSMFPLFFANFFNPDSIVFTKRLKADFPNPQWNISHFDFSVTTEEKHKLLEMLRDDWAVYFDQGIPPDSAALFAAFDRAFPFSLDLYNNAFRYA